In Gossypium raimondii isolate GPD5lz chromosome 12, ASM2569854v1, whole genome shotgun sequence, a single window of DNA contains:
- the LOC105764541 gene encoding ACD11 homolog protein, which translates to MTHSQQMNEFGNSLRKTLKMVTKTPLSTIAQAFEELSQCGTKDEGLPLDKFCDACSLVSVLFNSLGLAFKFAEMEYVAKVGNLVEASKRFATLENIVDADVGNGTVKKQRSPSRDLRRVRQGLDLVRALFEQFLSSKDYSLRNAASTAYAQVCAPYHTWAVRTAVSAGMHTLPSREQLLLKLNETDHSAKKKMRRYIKASRPLIDYIDKLYISRKIRLDW; encoded by the exons ATGACCCATTCGCAGCAGATGAATGAATTTGGCAATTCTCTAAGGAAGACATTAAAAATGGTGACCAAAACTCCATTGTCTACAATAGCGCAGGCGTTTGAAGAGTTATCGCAGTGTGGAACCAAGGATGAAGGGCTTCCGTTGGATAAATTCTGCGATGCTTGTTCTTTGGTTTCTGTTCTTTTTAACTCCCTCGGTCTCGCCTTCAAATTCGCGGAGATGGAGTACGTCGCCAAG GTAGGTAATCTTGTGGAAGCATCAAAAAGGTTTGCCACTTTAGAAAATATAGTTGATGCAGATGTAGGTAATGGGACAGTGAAAAAACAGAGAAGCCCTTCGCGAGATCTGCGTCGTGTTAGGCAGGGTCTTGACCTCGTACGAGCTTTATTTGAACAATTTTTGTCATCCAA gGATTACTCATTGAGAAACGCAGCTTCAACAGCTTATGCTCAAGTATGTGCACCGTATCACACATGGGCGGTAAGGACTGCTGTTTCTGCTGGAATGCATACACTTCCATCAAGGGAACAACTTCTGCTGAAACTCAACGAAACAGATCATTCagcaaagaagaaaatgagaaggTACATCAAAGCTTCACGCCCACTGATTGATTACATCGATAAGCTTTATATTTCTAGAAAGATCAGGTTGGACTGGTGA